From a region of the Mycobacteroides saopaulense genome:
- a CDS encoding LON peptidase substrate-binding domain-containing protein, protein MGGVTPMFPLQSVLLPGEPLPLRIFEPRYVALVRDVMAADRTFGVVLIARGREVGGGDVRHDVGTAARVLDCESLGADRFAVRCEGAHRIRITAWLDDDPYPRAEIEPWPDEPDDRVLPLSALNETQARIENLLRRVATAQQVRLPRRWSIATGLPSGAEKRLYTLASRVPMGQADRYAVLSAPTLETRVNALNEALDTVEAMLDFRESER, encoded by the coding sequence GTGGGCGGCGTGACGCCCATGTTCCCGCTGCAGTCGGTATTGCTGCCGGGTGAGCCCCTGCCGCTGCGCATCTTCGAGCCGCGCTATGTCGCACTGGTGCGCGATGTGATGGCCGCCGACCGCACCTTCGGTGTGGTGCTGATCGCCCGTGGCAGGGAGGTGGGTGGCGGAGACGTCCGCCACGATGTGGGGACCGCCGCTCGTGTCCTGGACTGCGAGTCTCTCGGCGCGGATCGCTTCGCGGTGCGCTGTGAAGGTGCACATCGAATCCGCATCACCGCGTGGCTCGACGACGATCCGTATCCGCGTGCCGAGATCGAGCCATGGCCCGATGAACCCGATGATCGGGTGCTGCCGTTGAGCGCACTCAACGAGACGCAGGCGCGCATCGAGAATCTGCTGCGACGGGTCGCGACTGCGCAACAGGTCCGACTCCCCCGCCGATGGTCGATCGCCACCGGTCTACCGAGCGGCGCCGAAAAACGGCTGTACACGTTGGCATCTCGGGTTCCGATGGGTCAGGCCGATCGCTACGCCGTGCTGTCGGCGCCCACGTTGGAAACCCGGGTCAACGCACTGAACGAAGCCCTCGACACCGTCGAGGCGATGCTCGATTTCCGGGAGTCCGAGCGTTAG
- a CDS encoding thiolase domain-containing protein, with the protein MGASKNLAAVIGTGQTKYVAKRQDVSMNGLVREAIDRAMTDAGVGWDDIDAVVVGKAPDFFEGVMMPELFMADAIGATGKPMIRVHTAGSVGGSTGVVAASLVQSGKYRRVLALAWEKQSESNAMWALSIPVPFSVPVGAGAGGYFAPHVRAYIERSKAPLDTGAIVAVKDRLNAAKNPLAHLHQPDITVEKVMASPMLWDPIRFDETCPSSDGACAIVVGDEETADARVASGHTVAWVHATALRTEPLDYTGRDRVNPQAGRDAAAALWKDAGITSPIDEIDAAEIYVPFSWFEPMWLENLGFAAEGEGWKLTQAGETAIGGKIPVNASGGVLSSNPIGASGLIRFAEAAIQVMGKGGDHQVPGAKKALGHAYGGGSQYYSMWVVGADKPAGKGQ; encoded by the coding sequence ATGGGTGCATCGAAGAACCTAGCTGCCGTCATCGGCACCGGGCAGACCAAGTACGTCGCCAAGCGTCAGGACGTCTCCATGAACGGCCTGGTGCGCGAGGCGATCGACCGCGCCATGACCGATGCGGGCGTCGGATGGGACGACATCGACGCCGTCGTCGTGGGTAAGGCCCCCGACTTCTTCGAGGGCGTCATGATGCCGGAGCTGTTCATGGCGGACGCGATCGGCGCGACCGGCAAGCCGATGATCCGGGTGCACACCGCGGGATCGGTCGGCGGATCGACCGGAGTGGTGGCCGCCAGCCTGGTGCAGTCGGGCAAGTACCGCAGGGTGCTCGCGCTGGCGTGGGAGAAGCAGTCAGAGTCGAATGCCATGTGGGCATTGTCGATTCCCGTTCCGTTCTCGGTGCCCGTGGGTGCCGGTGCCGGCGGCTACTTCGCACCGCATGTGCGCGCCTATATCGAGCGCTCCAAGGCGCCGCTGGACACCGGCGCCATCGTCGCGGTCAAGGACCGGCTCAACGCCGCCAAGAACCCACTGGCTCACCTACATCAACCCGATATCACCGTCGAGAAGGTGATGGCGTCCCCGATGCTGTGGGATCCGATCAGGTTCGACGAGACCTGTCCGTCTTCGGACGGCGCCTGCGCGATCGTCGTGGGAGACGAGGAAACCGCGGACGCCCGTGTGGCCAGCGGTCACACGGTGGCGTGGGTACATGCCACTGCGTTGCGCACCGAGCCGCTCGACTACACCGGGCGTGATCGGGTGAACCCGCAGGCCGGGCGGGATGCCGCTGCTGCCCTGTGGAAAGACGCCGGCATCACCAGCCCGATCGACGAGATCGACGCAGCCGAGATCTACGTGCCGTTCTCGTGGTTCGAACCGATGTGGTTGGAGAATCTGGGATTCGCGGCCGAGGGTGAGGGCTGGAAGCTGACTCAGGCCGGTGAGACCGCGATCGGCGGCAAGATCCCCGTCAACGCTTCCGGCGGCGTGCTCTCGTCGAATCCGATTGGTGCCTCTGGCCTTATCCGTTTCGCCGAGGCCGCCATCCAGGTGATGGGCAAGGGCGGCGATCACCAGGTGCCCGGCGCCAAGAAGGCGCTGGGTCACGCCTATGGCGGTGGCTCGCAGTACTACTCGATGTGGGTCGTCGGGGCCGACAAGCCCGCGGGGAAGGGACAGTAA
- a CDS encoding gamma carbonic anhydrase family protein produces MPLYSLDGKSPNVHPEAFVAPTACLVGDVTVEAGASIWFNTVLRADYAPIIIRAGANVQDGSVLHSDPDVPVDIGEGATVAHMCLVHSSTIGAGVLIGNHATVLDRCTVGARTMVAAGSMVLGGTHIPEDVLVMGSPAKVKGPISGTPAEFLTKGVPAAYQELGKRYLAGLDT; encoded by the coding sequence ATGCCTTTGTACTCACTCGACGGAAAAAGCCCGAACGTCCACCCCGAGGCGTTTGTGGCGCCGACCGCCTGCCTCGTCGGAGATGTCACGGTCGAGGCCGGCGCCTCGATCTGGTTCAACACGGTTCTTCGTGCCGACTACGCGCCGATCATCATCCGCGCGGGTGCCAACGTCCAGGACGGCTCCGTGCTGCACAGTGACCCGGACGTGCCCGTCGACATCGGTGAGGGCGCCACGGTCGCACACATGTGCTTGGTGCACAGCTCGACGATCGGGGCAGGCGTCCTGATCGGTAACCACGCCACTGTTCTCGACCGTTGCACCGTCGGAGCCCGCACCATGGTGGCCGCGGGCTCGATGGTGCTGGGCGGCACGCACATTCCCGAGGACGTGCTCGTGATGGGCTCGCCTGCCAAGGTCAAGGGACCCATCTCGGGCACTCCGGCGGAGTTCCTGACCAAGGGCGTGCCGGCGGCGTACCAGGAGCTGGGCAAGCGTTACCTGGCCGGTTTGGACACGTAG
- a CDS encoding LLM class F420-dependent oxidoreductase — protein sequence MKFGLQLGYWSASPPDNAGELVAAAEEGGFDAVFTAEAWGSDAYTPLAWWGSDTSRIRLGTSVIQLSARTPTACAMAALTLDHLSGGRHILGLGVSGPQVVEGWYGQPFPKPLARTREYIDIIRQVLAREAPVRSAGPHYPLPLTSDKATGLGKPLKPIVHPLRADIPIFLGAEGPKNVALTAEIADGWLPMFYAPRLADMYNEWLDEGFSRPGARRTREDFEIAATAQVIVTEDRRSVLDQLKPFSALYIGGMGAVELNFHAEVYRRMGYGEVVDEVTELFRTNRKDKAAEAIPDELVLDTTIVGTEAEVREQIKVWEAAGVTMLVVGCRSVEHVKQLSALT from the coding sequence ATGAAATTCGGATTGCAGCTGGGGTACTGGTCGGCGTCACCGCCGGACAACGCGGGTGAACTGGTGGCCGCCGCCGAAGAAGGCGGCTTCGACGCCGTCTTCACCGCCGAGGCCTGGGGTTCGGATGCGTACACGCCGCTGGCCTGGTGGGGGTCGGACACCAGCCGGATTCGTCTGGGCACCTCGGTTATTCAGCTTTCGGCGCGGACCCCGACGGCGTGCGCCATGGCGGCGCTGACGCTGGATCACCTGTCCGGCGGCCGCCACATCCTGGGTTTGGGCGTCTCGGGTCCCCAGGTCGTCGAGGGCTGGTACGGGCAGCCGTTCCCCAAGCCGCTGGCCCGCACCCGTGAGTACATCGACATCATCAGGCAGGTGCTGGCCCGTGAGGCACCGGTGCGCAGTGCCGGCCCGCACTACCCGCTGCCGCTGACCAGCGACAAGGCCACCGGTCTGGGCAAGCCGCTCAAGCCGATCGTGCACCCGCTGCGCGCGGACATCCCCATCTTTCTCGGTGCCGAGGGGCCCAAGAACGTAGCTCTGACGGCGGAGATCGCCGACGGCTGGCTGCCCATGTTCTACGCGCCGCGGCTTGCGGACATGTACAACGAATGGCTCGACGAGGGGTTCTCGCGCCCCGGCGCGCGGCGCACGCGCGAGGATTTCGAGATCGCCGCCACCGCGCAGGTGATCGTGACCGAGGATCGCCGTTCCGTACTCGATCAGCTGAAGCCGTTCTCCGCCTTGTACATCGGCGGTATGGGTGCTGTCGAGCTGAACTTCCACGCCGAGGTGTATCGGCGGATGGGCTACGGCGAGGTGGTCGACGAGGTCACCGAGTTGTTCCGCACTAATCGCAAGGACAAAGCAGCCGAAGCGATTCCGGACGAGTTGGTGCTCGACACCACCATCGTGGGTACCGAGGCCGAGGTGCGCGAACAGATCAAGGTGTGGGAGGCCGCCGGGGTCACCATGCTGGTGGTCGGTTGCCGCAGCGTCGAGCACGTCAAGCAGCTCTCGGCGCTGACCTAA
- a CDS encoding crotonase/enoyl-CoA hydratase family protein, with translation MTEADALRASGSSHTVTEQDAPHALVELRDHVLIVTMNRPHARNALSGEMLEIMTQAWDRVDNDPEVRVCILTGAGGYFCAGADLKAMNKRAPGDQFSDGSYDPSVIPGLLKGRRLTKPLIAAVEGPAIAGGTEILQATDIRVAGESAKFGVSEVKWSLYPMGGSAVRLPRQIPYTVACDILLTGRHLKAPEAKEIGLIGHVVPDGQALEKALELANLIANNGPLAVQAVLKTIRDSEGLHENEAFKADTKVGIGVFTSNDAKEGPRAFAEKRAPNFTGT, from the coding sequence ATGACCGAAGCTGACGCTCTTCGCGCAAGCGGCTCATCGCACACCGTGACCGAACAGGACGCCCCGCACGCCCTGGTGGAACTCCGCGATCACGTCCTCATCGTGACGATGAACCGTCCGCACGCGCGCAACGCCCTCTCCGGAGAAATGCTGGAGATCATGACGCAGGCCTGGGACCGCGTCGACAACGATCCCGAGGTCCGGGTCTGCATCCTGACCGGTGCGGGCGGGTACTTCTGCGCCGGCGCCGACCTCAAGGCCATGAACAAGCGCGCCCCGGGCGACCAGTTCTCCGACGGCAGCTACGACCCTTCGGTCATCCCCGGTCTGCTCAAGGGCCGCCGCCTGACCAAGCCGTTGATCGCCGCGGTCGAAGGTCCCGCCATCGCCGGTGGTACCGAGATCCTGCAGGCCACCGATATCCGGGTCGCGGGTGAGAGCGCCAAGTTCGGTGTCTCCGAGGTGAAGTGGAGCCTGTATCCGATGGGCGGATCGGCCGTGCGCCTTCCCCGCCAGATCCCCTACACGGTCGCCTGCGACATCCTGCTCACCGGACGGCACCTCAAGGCCCCCGAGGCCAAGGAAATCGGACTCATCGGGCACGTCGTGCCCGATGGTCAGGCGCTGGAGAAGGCGCTGGAACTGGCGAACCTGATCGCCAACAACGGTCCGCTGGCCGTGCAGGCAGTCCTCAAGACCATCCGCGATTCGGAAGGCCTGCACGAGAACGAGGCCTTCAAGGCCGACACCAAGGTCGGCATCGGCGTCTTCACCAGTAACGACGCCAAGGAGGGCCCACGCGCCTTCGCCGAGAAGCGCGCCCCCAACTTCACCGGTACCTAG
- a CDS encoding Zn-ribbon domain-containing OB-fold protein: MTATQSSTTGPLPLLTAPLELSFDYTRSVGPTLSKFFTALRDRQIVGTRGSDGTVYVPAAEYDPVTYEPLTDVVPVSSVGTVESWSWQPQPLEGQPLAKPFAWALIKLDGADAALLHAVDAGEASAIETGARVHVVWADETVGAITDIAYFALGDKPQATPAPAPDQEPVTMQVAPSRLEVQHITSPEESAYLRALAEGKLLGGRTGAGGRVYFPARGADPLTGEPTSDLVEVSDKGVVTTFAIINIPFPGQRIKPPYVAAYVLLDGADIPFLHLVYDIDPADVRMGMRVEAVWKPKDEWGYGIDNIQYFRPTGEPDAEYETYKDRI; this comes from the coding sequence GTGACAGCCACCCAAAGCAGCACAACCGGGCCTTTGCCGCTTCTGACGGCACCCCTCGAACTGTCTTTTGATTACACCCGTTCGGTCGGCCCCACCCTGTCGAAGTTCTTCACCGCCCTGCGGGATCGGCAGATCGTCGGCACGCGCGGCAGCGACGGCACGGTGTACGTGCCTGCCGCCGAATACGACCCGGTGACCTACGAACCGTTGACCGACGTGGTCCCGGTCTCGAGCGTGGGCACCGTCGAGTCGTGGTCGTGGCAGCCTCAGCCGCTCGAAGGACAACCGCTGGCCAAACCGTTCGCGTGGGCGCTGATCAAGCTCGACGGCGCCGACGCCGCGCTGCTGCACGCGGTCGACGCCGGAGAAGCCAGCGCCATCGAAACCGGCGCACGGGTTCATGTGGTCTGGGCTGACGAGACCGTCGGCGCGATCACGGATATCGCCTACTTCGCACTCGGAGACAAGCCGCAAGCCACCCCCGCGCCCGCCCCGGATCAGGAGCCGGTGACCATGCAGGTGGCGCCGAGCCGGCTCGAAGTTCAGCACATCACCTCTCCCGAGGAGAGCGCCTATCTGCGGGCGCTGGCCGAGGGCAAGCTACTCGGCGGCCGCACCGGCGCGGGTGGGCGGGTGTACTTCCCGGCCCGCGGCGCCGACCCGCTGACCGGTGAACCGACCTCCGACCTGGTCGAGGTCTCCGACAAGGGCGTGGTGACCACCTTCGCCATCATCAACATCCCCTTCCCCGGACAGCGCATCAAGCCACCGTATGTCGCGGCGTATGTGCTGCTCGACGGCGCGGATATCCCGTTCTTGCACCTGGTCTACGACATCGACCCGGCGGATGTCCGCATGGGCATGCGGGTTGAGGCCGTATGGAAACCCAAGGACGAGTGGGGATACGGGATCGACAACATCCAGTACTTCCGACCGACCGGTGAGCCCGACGCCGAATACGAGACCTACAAGGACCGAATCTGA
- a CDS encoding nuclear transport factor 2 family protein, with protein MSLADEAGKRSRAAVEARDKQAWVDNFAEDGVVQDPVGPSPFNPDGQGHRGKEAIAAFWDNIIAPTEKLDFIFDATYDCGTHQANVGRIVTTMNGYQMTAEGVFTYEADADGKLVVLRAYWEFDKVAGTAKKI; from the coding sequence ATGAGCCTGGCAGATGAGGCGGGCAAGCGCTCCCGCGCAGCCGTCGAGGCCCGCGACAAGCAGGCATGGGTCGACAACTTCGCCGAGGACGGCGTCGTGCAGGATCCGGTGGGTCCGTCGCCGTTCAATCCCGACGGACAGGGGCATCGCGGCAAGGAGGCCATCGCGGCCTTCTGGGACAACATCATTGCCCCCACCGAGAAGTTGGACTTCATCTTCGACGCCACCTACGACTGCGGCACGCATCAGGCCAATGTGGGCCGGATCGTGACGACCATGAACGGCTATCAGATGACGGCGGAGGGTGTGTTCACCTACGAGGCCGATGCTGACGGCAAGCTCGTGGTGCTTCGCGCCTACTGGGAATTCGACAAGGTCGCCGGGACCGCGAAGAAGATCTAG
- a CDS encoding FAD-dependent oxidoreductase, which translates to MRKIRVAVIGAGPAGIYAADILTKEYERAQVDVFDRLPAPYGLVRYGVAPDHPRIKEIIKALRRVFERGENGAVRFIGNVHYGTDIKLSDLRRFYDAVIFSTGARADRELDIPGIDLPESYGAADFVSWYDGHPDVPRDWPLNAKNVAVLGAGNVALDIARMLAKPADEQLGTEIPANVYQGLALNQATDVHVFARRGPAQIKFSPMEFRELSHSPSVDVIVHPEGFEIDEGSQLAINSSKATKLVVDTMMKYLDQEPTGAPHRIHIHLCQSPAAVLGTDSVEGLRTERTELVGDGTVRGTGEFTDWPVQAVYRAVGYISSHLADLPFDHHAGVVPHDAGRVLDIDGIPVESTYVTGWVKRGPVGLIGHTKSDAAETIASLLADLPGIQPAEISDPGAIFAHLRGSGIDYTTWEEWERLDAHEVALGEEQGRERIKVVPREEMISAGRQAS; encoded by the coding sequence ATGAGGAAGATCCGAGTCGCGGTCATCGGCGCAGGTCCGGCCGGTATTTACGCCGCCGACATCCTCACCAAGGAGTACGAGCGGGCGCAGGTCGACGTCTTTGACCGGCTGCCGGCGCCGTATGGCCTGGTGCGCTACGGCGTGGCCCCCGATCATCCGCGCATCAAGGAGATCATCAAGGCGCTGCGCCGAGTATTTGAACGAGGCGAGAACGGTGCCGTCAGATTCATCGGAAACGTGCACTACGGCACGGATATCAAGCTTTCGGATCTGCGGCGCTTCTACGACGCGGTGATCTTCTCCACCGGTGCGCGCGCCGATCGCGAACTCGACATCCCCGGCATCGATCTTCCGGAAAGCTACGGTGCCGCCGACTTCGTCTCCTGGTACGACGGTCACCCGGATGTGCCGAGGGATTGGCCCCTGAATGCCAAGAACGTCGCCGTCCTCGGTGCCGGAAACGTGGCGCTCGATATCGCGCGCATGCTGGCCAAGCCCGCCGACGAGCAGCTGGGCACCGAGATACCCGCCAACGTCTACCAGGGTCTGGCGCTCAATCAGGCCACCGACGTGCACGTCTTCGCGCGGCGCGGCCCTGCGCAGATCAAGTTCAGCCCCATGGAGTTTCGTGAGCTGTCGCATTCGCCGAGTGTGGACGTGATCGTGCATCCGGAGGGATTCGAGATCGACGAGGGCAGCCAGCTGGCCATCAATTCCAGTAAGGCCACCAAGCTCGTCGTCGACACCATGATGAAGTACCTGGATCAGGAGCCCACCGGAGCGCCGCACCGCATTCACATCCACCTGTGCCAGTCGCCCGCGGCGGTGCTGGGTACCGACAGTGTGGAGGGCCTGCGCACCGAACGCACCGAGCTCGTCGGCGACGGGACGGTCAGGGGAACAGGTGAATTCACCGACTGGCCGGTTCAGGCGGTCTATCGCGCGGTCGGGTACATCTCCTCGCATCTGGCCGACCTGCCATTCGACCACCACGCCGGTGTCGTCCCGCATGACGCAGGCCGGGTGCTCGATATCGACGGCATCCCGGTCGAGTCCACCTACGTCACCGGGTGGGTCAAGCGGGGGCCCGTCGGATTGATCGGGCATACCAAATCCGATGCCGCCGAGACGATTGCCAGCCTGCTCGCAGACCTCCCGGGTATCCAACCCGCCGAAATCTCCGATCCCGGTGCGATATTCGCGCACCTGCGGGGAAGCGGGATTGACTACACCACCTGGGAGGAGTGGGAGCGGCTCGATGCTCACGAGGTGGCACTCGGCGAAGAGCAGGGTCGCGAACGCATCAAAGTGGTACCGCGCGAGGAGATGATCAGCGCCGGGCGCCAGGCCTCTTAG
- a CDS encoding nitroreductase family deazaflavin-dependent oxidoreductase: MVVALIAIGVVVALPLVLFTLVVAGIRLRIRPILTAIRRFNHAVTNPKIMATAGTTTTSTAVIRHIGRRSGQAYETPVEAFDADGDTVLILLPYGPAADWVRNVTTRGGAELVRAGRQLTLTDPRVVPTADVRSQLPAREQRMQRLFNVPECLQLTKAPGPA; the protein is encoded by the coding sequence GTGGTTGTCGCCCTGATCGCGATCGGTGTCGTCGTCGCACTCCCGCTCGTACTGTTCACGCTGGTCGTGGCAGGTATCCGCCTGCGGATACGTCCGATTCTCACGGCGATACGCCGGTTCAACCACGCGGTGACCAACCCCAAGATCATGGCCACCGCCGGAACAACCACCACCTCGACCGCCGTGATCCGGCATATCGGCCGGCGCAGCGGCCAGGCCTACGAGACGCCGGTCGAAGCCTTCGACGCCGACGGCGACACCGTCCTGATCCTGCTGCCGTACGGGCCGGCCGCCGACTGGGTACGCAATGTCACTACCCGGGGTGGCGCCGAGTTGGTACGTGCAGGCCGACAACTCACCCTGACCGACCCACGGGTCGTCCCCACCGCCGACGTACGGTCACAGCTCCCAGCAAGGGAGCAGCGGATGCAACGGCTCTTCAACGTCCCCGAATGCCTCCAGCTGACGAAAGCACCGGGACCGGCGTAA
- a CDS encoding acyl-CoA synthetase yields MDMALNIADLIEHAIDTMPDRVAIISGDRKLTYAELEEQSNRLGHYLQSQGVGPGDKVGLYCRNGIEIVVALTAIVKIRAISVNVNYRYVEAELHYLFENSDMAALVHERRYSDKVANVLPSTPNVKTAIVVEDGTDLDYSSYGGITFEDALAQGSPERDFEERSPDDIFLIYTGGTTGFPKGVMWRHEDIYRSLFGGINYVTGEYIEGEWDLAKDGARADPFVGFPIPPMIHGATQAATFMALFQGRTTVLAPEFNPEEVWELIEKHKINMLFFAGDAIGRPLIDALDTETGRARDLSSLWVLASSAALFSQTVKERYLELLPNRVITDAIGASETGTGGLSTVTKGQMHPGGPTVKISSTTTVLDEAGNPIQPGSGVRGLIAKSGHIPVGYFKDEKKTAETFKTFNGVRYAIPGDWATVEADGTVTMLGRGSVSINTGGEKVFPEEVESVLKGHPAVFDAVVVGVPDEKWGQHVGAVIAVREGVELTFEDLDTHARKEIAGYKVPRSVWIVDSVKRNPAGKADYRWAKEVSETEKVDLVNTKHVNTGA; encoded by the coding sequence ATGGACATGGCCCTTAACATTGCCGACCTCATTGAGCATGCAATCGACACTATGCCCGATCGTGTTGCCATCATTTCCGGTGACCGAAAGCTGACATACGCAGAGCTTGAGGAGCAGTCAAACCGGCTGGGGCACTATCTGCAGAGCCAGGGTGTGGGCCCCGGTGACAAGGTGGGCCTGTACTGCCGCAACGGCATCGAGATCGTCGTCGCGCTGACGGCCATCGTCAAGATCCGTGCCATCTCGGTCAACGTGAACTACCGCTACGTCGAAGCCGAGCTGCACTACCTCTTCGAGAACTCCGATATGGCGGCGCTGGTGCACGAGCGCCGGTACAGCGACAAGGTCGCCAACGTGCTGCCGAGCACGCCGAACGTCAAGACCGCGATCGTCGTCGAAGACGGGACGGATCTTGACTACTCGTCGTACGGCGGAATCACCTTCGAGGACGCTCTCGCGCAGGGATCGCCGGAGCGTGACTTCGAAGAGCGCAGCCCCGATGACATCTTCCTGATCTACACCGGTGGCACCACCGGCTTCCCCAAGGGTGTGATGTGGCGGCACGAGGACATCTACCGCTCATTGTTCGGCGGCATCAACTATGTCACCGGCGAGTACATCGAGGGCGAGTGGGACCTGGCGAAAGATGGCGCCCGTGCTGATCCCTTTGTTGGTTTCCCGATCCCGCCGATGATCCACGGCGCCACCCAGGCCGCGACCTTTATGGCCCTGTTCCAGGGGCGCACCACGGTGCTCGCGCCCGAGTTCAACCCCGAAGAGGTGTGGGAACTCATCGAGAAGCACAAGATCAACATGCTCTTCTTCGCCGGGGACGCCATCGGCCGGCCACTGATCGACGCGCTGGACACCGAGACGGGCCGCGCTCGCGATCTGTCCTCGTTGTGGGTGTTGGCCAGTAGCGCGGCGCTGTTCTCCCAGACTGTCAAGGAGCGCTACCTTGAGCTGCTGCCCAACCGGGTGATCACCGATGCCATCGGAGCATCCGAAACCGGTACCGGCGGGCTGTCCACCGTCACGAAGGGGCAGATGCACCCCGGTGGCCCGACGGTCAAGATCAGTTCCACCACAACGGTTCTCGATGAGGCAGGCAACCCGATCCAGCCCGGCTCGGGGGTGCGCGGCCTCATCGCCAAGAGCGGTCACATCCCGGTCGGGTACTTCAAGGACGAGAAGAAGACCGCCGAGACGTTCAAGACGTTCAACGGCGTGCGGTACGCCATCCCGGGTGACTGGGCGACCGTCGAAGCCGACGGCACCGTGACGATGCTCGGACGCGGATCGGTGTCGATCAACACCGGCGGCGAGAAGGTGTTCCCCGAAGAGGTCGAGAGCGTCCTGAAGGGTCACCCCGCGGTGTTCGACGCGGTGGTCGTCGGCGTGCCCGACGAGAAGTGGGGTCAGCACGTGGGCGCGGTGATCGCGGTGCGTGAGGGCGTGGAGCTGACCTTCGAAGATCTGGATACCCACGCGCGCAAGGAGATTGCCGGATACAAGGTGCCGCGCAGCGTCTGGATCGTGGACTCGGTCAAGCGCAACCCGGCGGGCAAGGCGGACTACCGCTGGGCCAAGGAGGTCTCGGAAACCGAGAAGGTGGACCTGGTGAACACCAAGCACGTCAACACGGGAGCCTGA
- a CDS encoding thiolase domain-containing protein: MSSVAPSVAIVGFAHSPHVRSTQGTTNGVEMLVPCFRQIYSDLGITKSDIGFWCSGSSDYLAGRAFSFISAIDSIGAVPPINESHVEMDAAWALYEAYIKILTGQVETALVYGFGKSSAGTLRRVLALQTDPYTVAPLWPDSVSMAALQARAGLDAGKWTKEQMAQVALDAFGRAERVDTEAPASSVEELLAREYVADPLHKHDIAPISDGASIMVLASADRARELRENPAWITGFEHRIETPILGARDLTVSPSTAASAAAATGGDTGSIEVAELYAPFSHQQLILAEAIGLKDSTTINPSGGALTANPMFSAGLERIGFAAQHIWNGSAGRVLAHATSGPVLQQNLVAVLEGK, from the coding sequence ATGAGTTCAGTCGCCCCCTCGGTAGCCATTGTGGGCTTCGCCCACTCCCCGCACGTGCGCAGCACGCAGGGCACCACCAACGGTGTCGAGATGCTGGTGCCCTGCTTCCGCCAGATCTACAGCGACCTGGGAATCACCAAGTCCGACATCGGTTTCTGGTGCTCCGGCTCCTCGGACTATCTGGCCGGACGCGCCTTCTCATTCATCTCGGCGATCGACTCGATCGGTGCGGTCCCGCCGATCAACGAGTCTCACGTGGAAATGGATGCCGCGTGGGCGCTGTACGAGGCCTATATCAAGATTCTGACCGGCCAGGTCGAGACCGCGCTGGTCTACGGATTCGGCAAGTCCTCCGCCGGAACGCTCCGCAGAGTTCTTGCCCTCCAGACAGATCCGTATACGGTCGCGCCGCTGTGGCCTGACTCCGTGTCGATGGCCGCGTTGCAGGCACGAGCGGGCCTGGATGCGGGCAAGTGGACCAAGGAACAGATGGCACAGGTTGCCCTGGATGCCTTCGGCCGCGCCGAGCGTGTCGACACCGAGGCACCCGCATCGAGCGTCGAGGAGCTGCTGGCCCGGGAGTACGTCGCCGATCCCCTGCACAAGCACGACATCGCACCGATCTCCGATGGCGCCTCCATCATGGTGCTGGCCTCGGCCGACCGCGCTCGTGAGCTGCGCGAGAACCCAGCCTGGATCACCGGTTTCGAGCATCGCATCGAGACTCCGATCCTCGGCGCCCGCGACCTCACCGTCTCGCCGTCCACGGCCGCATCGGCAGCCGCTGCGACCGGCGGTGATACCGGCTCGATCGAGGTGGCCGAGCTGTACGCCCCCTTCAGTCACCAGCAGCTGATCCTCGCAGAGGCCATCGGGCTCAAGGACTCCACCACCATCAACCCGTCGGGTGGCGCGCTGACGGCCAACCCGATGTTCTCGGCTGGGCTGGAGCGTATCGGCTTTGCCGCACAACATATCTGGAACGGTTCGGCGGGAAGGGTGCTGGCTCACGCAACCAGCGGACCCGTGCTGCAGCAGAACCTCGTCGCGGTGCTGGAGGGCAAATAG